A part of Eriocheir sinensis breed Jianghai 21 chromosome 51, ASM2467909v1, whole genome shotgun sequence genomic DNA contains:
- the LOC126982692 gene encoding astacin-like, which translates to MMMMMMMMIVVMTEAAVTPSTPPSPPSPPPPTTTTATTATTASHRTEDEDWEEEEEEQTVFLWHGGVVPYVFGDSITASQRSIILQAMGDIHNKTCVRFTHRHSNETDHIEIHSDRPGCRSSVGRAGGRQTLHLNAKECMDVGTVIHELLHILGLFHEHSRADRSRYITVNLHNVIPEMRPDFAIVAGRSLAVGYNYDSILHYGPYAFSKSPGVKQTIVPKDPEADIKDPWQRTEMADTDALYVNELYRDQCRLNVSQE; encoded by the exons atgatgatgatgatgatgatgatgatagtggtgatgacggAGGCTGCAGTGACCCCctctacaccaccatcaccaccatcaccaccaccaccaacaacaacaacagcaacaacagcaacaacagcctcCCATAGAACCGAGGACGAGGATTGG gaggaggaggaggaggagcagacggTCTTCCTGTGGCATGGAGGTGTGGTGCCTTATGTGTTTGGGGACAGCATCA CCGCCAGCCAGAGGTCCATCATTCTACAGGCGATGGGTGACATCCACAACAAGACCTGCGTTCGCTTCACACATCGACATAGCAACGAGACGGATCACATCGAAATACACTCAGACCGCCCGGG atgcaggtCCTCCGTGGGGCGCGCTGGAGGCAGACAGACGCTGCACCTCAATGCCAAGGAGTGCATGGACGTGGGTACCGTCATCCATGAGCTCCTGCACATCCTCGGACTCTTCCACGAACACTCCCGCGCTGACCGTTCGCGATACATCACCGTCAACTTGCACAATGTCATCCCcg aAATGAGGCCGGACTTCGCGATTGTGGCCGGGAGGAGTCTGGCCGTGGGGTACAACTATGACAGCATCCTCCACTACGGCCCCTACGCCTTCTCCAAGAGCCCGGGCGTGAAGCAGACCATCGTGCCCAAGGACCCCGAGGCTGACATCAAGGACCCATGGCAGAGGACGGAGATGGCCGACACAGATGCCCTCTACGTCAACGAGCTGTACCGAGACCAGTGCAGATTAAATGTGTCGCAAGAATGa